One Rosa chinensis cultivar Old Blush chromosome 5, RchiOBHm-V2, whole genome shotgun sequence genomic region harbors:
- the LOC112201770 gene encoding SKP1-like protein 1A, translating into MSIVFKLKSSDNETFEVEEAAALLSETIKSSSSTEITVPNVKAEILGKVVEWCNKHAESEGTKDQLIKEWDAEFVSVDQHVLFKLITAADYLQIKELVDQLTQRVGDMIKAKTFKTVEMTYPMFNVEREVQEELKSLGF; encoded by the coding sequence ATGTCTATAGTTTTCAAACTGAAAAGTTCTGACAATGAAACATTCGAGGTTGAAGAAGCTGCAGCACTACTCTCTGAAACCATCAAGAGCTCATCGTCCACCGAGATTACAGTGCCAAACGTGAAGGCGGAAATCTTAGGCAAGGTGGTGGAGTGGTGCAACAAGCATGCAGAGAGTGAAGGCACCAAAGATCAACTCATCAAAGAGTGGGACGCTGAGTTCGTTAGTGTTGACCAACATGTTCTGTTCAAGCTCATAACGGCTGCAGACTATCTACAGATTAAGGAATTGGTGGATCAATTAACTCAAAGAGTTGGGGACATGATTAAGGCAAAGACATTCAAGACGGTAGAAATGACTTACCCAATGTTTAACGTCGAGAGAGAAGTGCAAGAGGAATTAAAATCATTGGGCTTCTGA
- the LOC112202260 gene encoding receptor-like protein 51, producing SSSSLHFTVQSQTHKHSNTFTHKNALPPFLSKLPKLLSPMEPPPLLLTLLHLLLLSSTTLSATTPNTTHSRPPTPSPNTTHSLPPTPSPTSSPTPTTPSAPSSKGSSSLDPKQVRALQSLNIPTSKDPCTQLHSNTTLCDAAKPFRHLLSLTLANCSDDVALSFTALKSLSTLQSLHFLNCPIAPIRFPADLLASLHSFSAVSSLRHLTGVWLSRLQNLTDLTVSNVQVNASGPFVILGNLKKLRSVTISHANLTGNVPKHLNLNLTQIDFSGNKLEGRIPSSITILENLESLNLSSNTLNGEIPTSFGDLISLRNVSLASNLLSGPIPESISAIPGLVHLDLSSNQLNGTIPKFLSDMKSLKFLNLANNNFQGVVPFNVSFISKLALFKISRNSNLCYNHSVLSSKLKLGIAPCDKHGLPMSPPPAKEDSSADDSSDSDYDDSDGDSSQNQDHHHGPNKVVLGVAIGLSSLVFLIVFLILLSKWCG from the coding sequence TCATCTAGCTCTCTTCACTTCACTGTACAGTCACAGACACACAAACACTCTAATACCTTCACACACAAAAACGCACTTCCCCCATTCTTGTCCAAACTCCCAAAGCTTCTCTCCCCAATGGAACCCCCACCATTACTCCTCActctcctccacctcctcctcctctcctccaccaccctgtccgccaccacccccaacACCACTCACTCCCGCCCCCCAACTCCATCCCCCAACACCACTCACTCCCTCCCCCCAACTCCATCCCCCACTTCCTCTCCAACCCCCACCACCCCCTCCGCTCCTTCCTCAAAAGGCTCCTCTTCTCTAGACCCCAAACAAGTAAGAGCCCTCCAATCCCTCAACATCCCAACTTCCAAAGACCCATGCACTCAGCTCCACTCCAACACCACCCTCTGCGACGCCGCCAAGCCCTTCCGCCACCTCCTCTCCCTCACCCTCGCCAACTGCTCCGACGACGTCGCTCTGTCCTTCACCGCCCTCAAGTCCCTCTCCACCCTCCAATCCCTCCACTTCCTCAACTGCCCCATCGCCCCCATTCGCTTCCCCGCCGATCTCCTCGCCTCCCTCCACTCCTTCTCCGCCGTCAGCAGCCTCCGCCACCTCACCGGCGTCTGGCTCTCCCGCCTCCAGAACCTCACCGATCTAACCGTCTCCAACGTCCAAGTCAATGCCAGTGGCCCTTTCGTAATTCTCGGCAACTTGAAGAAGCTCAGGTCCGTCACCATCTCCCATGCCAACCTCACCGGTAATGTTCCCAAACACTTGAATCTCAACTTGACCCAGATCGACTTTTCGGGTAATAAGCTCGAGGGAAGAATACCCAGTTCCATTACTATACTCGAAAACCTCGAAAGCTTGAATCTTTCTTCCAATACACTCAATGGCGAAATACCCACTTCGTTTGGGGACCTCATATCCCTCAGAAATGTCTCCCTTGCTTCGAATTTGCTATCTGGGCCGATACCCGAGTCGATTTCAGCCATTCCCGGCTTGGTTCATCTTGATCTGAGCTCGAATCAGCTCAATGGCACAATCCCCAAGTTCCTTTCGGATATGAAGAGCTTGAAATTCTTGAATCTGGCCAACAATAACTTCCAGGGGGTCGTTCCTTTCAATGTGTCATTCATTAGTAAGTTGGCTTTGTTCAAGATTAGTAGGAACAGCAATTTGTGCTACAACCATTCGGTTCTTTCGTCGAAATTGAAGCTCGGCATTGCTCCCTGTGATAAACATGGGCTGCCAATGTCGCCTCCTCCGGCGAAAGAGGATAGTTCAGCGGATGACAGCAGTGATTCGGATTATGATGACAGTGATGGGGATAGTTCCCAAAACCAGGATCATCATCATGGGCCTAATAAGGTAGTTCTTGGTGTGGCAATTGGGCTTTCTTCCCTTGTCTTCCTCATAGTTTTCTTGATTCTTCTATCAAAGTGGTGTGGGTGA
- the LOC112202860 gene encoding cellulose synthase A catalytic subunit 8 [UDP-forming] yields the protein MMQSEDHHHHLCSTCGDANGEVFVACHECNSPICRACFDEDVKEGRKVCLQCGTAYDEKLLAEHETKVSGTRSTMASHLDNATDVGIHARHVSTVSTVDSEYNDESGNPIWKNRVESWKDKKSKKKKDAAKAEKVAEIPPEQQMAENLAPEAAQPLSTVVPLPSSKITPYRIIIIMRLIILGLFFHYRVTNPVDSAYGLWLTSIICEIWFAFSWVLDQFPKWSPVSRITYTDTLSARFEREGEPSQLAPVDFFVSTVDPLKEPPLITANTVLSILAIDYPVEKVSCYVSDDGAAMLSFESLVETSEFARKWVPFCKKFAIEPRAPEFYFSQKIDYLKDKVQPSFVKERRSMKRDYEEFKVRMNALVAKAQKTPEDGWTMQDGTPWPGNNSRDHPGMIQVFLGHSGALDNDGNELPRLVYVSREKRPGYQHHKKAGAENALVRVSAVLTNAPFILNLDCDHYVNNSKAIREAMCFLMDPQVGRDLCYVQFPQRFDGIDRSDRYANRNTVFFDVNMKGLDGIQGPVYVGTGCCFNRQALYGYSPPSMPSLSKASSSSCSWCGCFSCCCPSKKPTKDLSEAFRDAKREELDAAIFNLREIENYDEYERSMLMSQTSFEKTFGLSTVFIESTLMEYGGVAESSNPSLLIKEAIHVISCGYEEKTAWGKEIGWIYGSVTEDILTGFKMHCRGWRSVYCMPLRPAFKGSAPINLSDRLHQVLRWALGSVEIFLSRHCPLWYGFAGGRLKWLQRLAYINTIVYPFTSLPLIAYCSLPAICLLTGKFIIPTLSNLASVLFLGLFLSIILTSVIELRWSGVSIQDLWRNEQFWVIGGVSAHLFAVFQGFLKMLAGVDTNFTVTSKAAEDADFGELYMIKWTTLLIPPTTLLIVNMVGVVAGFSDALNKGYEAWGPLFGKVFFAFWVILHLYPFLKGLMGRQNRTPTIVVLWSILLASVFSLVWVRINPFVSKVDNSALTTDCISIDC from the exons ATGATGCAATCTgaggatcatcatcatcatctatgCAGTACCTGTGGTGATGCCAATGGGGAGGTGTTTGTGGCTTGCCATGAATGCAATTCCCCTATTTGCAGGGCTTGTTTTGATGAGGATGTCAAGGAGGGGCGCAAAGTTTGCTTGCAGTGTGGCACTGCCTATGATG AGAAGTTACTGGCTGAGCACGAAACAAAGGTATCCGGCACCCGATCCACAATGGCATCTCACCTGGATAATGCTACG GATGTTGGAATTCATGCTAGACATGTCAGCACTGTGTCTACAGTGGATAGTG AATATAATGATGAATCTGGGAATCCAATATGGAAGAATCGAGTAGAGAGTTGGAAGGATAAAAAgagcaagaagaaaaaggatGCGGCTAAGGCAGAAAAGGTGGCTGAAATTCCACCTGAGCAGCAAATGGCAGAGAATCT TGCCCCAGAAGCTGCGCAACCACTTTCAACTGTCGTTCCACTTCCATCTAGTAAAATCACACCATACAGAATTATAATAATTATGCGACTGATCATTCTTGGTCTCTTCTTCCATTATCGAGTCACGAATCCTGTTGATAGTGCTTATGGTCTATGGCTCACTTCTATCATATGTGAGATCTGGTTTGCTTTTTCTTGGGTGTTGGATCAGTTTCCTAAGTGGTCTCCAGTTAGTAGGATTACATATACTGACACTTTATCGGCCAG ATTTGAAAGAGAGGGTGAGCCTTCTCAGCTAGCTCCTGTGGATTTCTTCGTGAGTACAGTCGATCCATTGAAAGAACCACCCTTGATCACTGCCAATACTGTGCTTTCCATTCTTGCTATTGACTATCCTGTGGAGAAAGTTTCCTGCTATGTGTCTGATGACGGTGCTGCCATGCTTAGTTTCGAATCTCTTGTAGAAACATCTGAATTTGCAAGAAAGTGGGTTCCATTCTGCAAAAAATTCGCAATTGAACCACGTGCACCTGAGTTCTACTTCTCACAGAAGATTGACTACTTGAAGGATAAAGTGCAACCATCTTTTGTGAAGGAGCGCAGATCAATGAAA AGAGACTATGAGGAATTCAAAGTGAGAATGAATGCTTTGGTAGCAAAGGCTCAAAAGACACCAGAAGATGGCTGGACTATGCAAGATGGAACACCTTGGCCAGGAAATAACTCACGTGACCATCCTGGCATGATCCAG GTTTTTCTTGGACATAGTGGCGCCCTTGACAATGATGGAAATGAGCTTCCTCGATTGGTTTATGTCTCCAGAGAGAAGAGACCTGGGTACCAACACCACAAGAAAGCTGGTGCTGAAAATGCTCTG GTAAGGGTGTCTGCAGTTCTCACAAATGCCCCATTCATCCTCAATCTTGACTGTGATCACTACGTTAACAACAGCAAGGCAATTCGTGAGGCAATGTGCTTCTTGATGGATCCACAAGTTGGTAGAGATCTATGTTATGTGCAGTTTCCTCAGAGATTTGATGGCATTGATCGAAGTGACAGATATGCCAATCGCAATACAGTTTTCTTTGAT GTTAACATGAAAGGACTGGATGGCATTCAAGGACCAGTATATGTGGGGACAGGTTGTTGTTTCAATAGGCAGGCACTTTATGGCTATAGTCCTCCTTCTATGCCAAGCTTATCCAAGGCATCGTCCTCGTCCTGTTCTTGGTGTGGCTGCTTCTCTTGTTGCTGCCcctccaagaaaccaactaaaGATCTGTCAGAGGCTTTCCGAGATGCAAAACGAGAGGAGCTTGATGCTGCCATTTTTAACCTCAGGGAGATTGAAA ACTACGATGAGTATGAGAGGTCAATGCTGATGTCCCAGACGAGCTTTGAGAAAACTTTTGGCTTATCAACTGTATTTATTGAGTCTACACTAATGGAGTATGGAGGAGTCGCTGAATCTTCCAACCCATCACTATTAATCAAGGAGGCAATTCATGTCATTAGCTGTGGTTATGAAGAGAAGACCGCATGGGGAAAAGAG ATTGGTTGGATTTATGGATCAGTCACTGAGGATATCTTAACCGGTTTCAAGATGCACTGCCGTGGATGGAGATCAGTTTACTGCATGCCCTTGAGGCCTGCATTCAAAGGTTCAGCTCCCATTAATCTTTCTGATCGTCTGCACCAAGTCCTCAGGTGGGCACTTGGATCTGTGGAAATCTTCCTCAGTAGACATTGTCCTCTCTGGTACGGGTTTGCAGGAGGCCGCCTCAAGTGGCTTCAGCGCTTGGCATACATTAACACCATTGTTTACCCCTTCACATCCCTCCCTCTCATCGCTTACTGCTCGCTGCCTGCAATATGCCTTCTCACAGGAAAATTCATCATCCCAACA CTTTCGAATCTGGCAAGTGTTTTGTTTCTTGGCCTCTTCCTCTCCATCATTCTCACTAGTGTGATTGAGTTGCGGTGGAGTGGTGTCAGCATCCAAGACTTGTGGCGTAATGAGCAGTTCTGGGTCATAGGAGGTGTTTCAGCCCATCTCTTTGCTGTTTTCCAAGGTTTCCTCAAGATGTTGGCTGGTGTGGACACCAACTTCACTGTCACATCTAAAGCGGCCGAAGATGCAGACTTTGGAGAGCTCTATATGATCAAATGGACTACACTTCTGATTCCCCCAACTACACTCCTCATTGTGAACATGGTTGGTGTTGTTGCTGGATTTTCTGATGCACTAAACAAGGGTTATGAAGCTTGGGGGCCACTATTTGGCAAGGTTTTCTTTGCCTTCTGGGTGATCCTTCATCTCTATCCATTCCTCAAAGGTCTCATGGGACGCCAAAACCGGACTCCAACCATTGTTGTTTTGTGGTCAATTCTGTTGGCCTCTgtcttctctcttgtttgggTCAGGATAAATCCATTTGTGAGCAAAGTCGATAACTCAGCCCTTACTACGGACTGCATTTCCATCGACTGTTAA
- the LOC112202861 gene encoding WD repeat-containing protein 53 yields the protein MATDPKPRRLKGHKATATCCIASVATPGLVATAAEDGCVCWFDMRCKEVIETMEVGKEAVTSLCFKPGNENVVYVSSGKEVKSFDVRLGSSCSWKALESFEYNKEEINQIACSSKASFLAAADDGGDIKIVDIRQQRIYKTLRADTGHTSICSSVQFLPWRPWEVITGGLDSKLVMWDFSKGRPNKIINFGLSDVNNGGEQCLNPAFVHAIAVPEISMLDISDKVCVVARGDGAVDVINIEAELDSVRSKGSTKPRKGSQSRSKNTDLEIQDQNRRNRLHLDYSSGGHTAAVSCVAFSLFGERGRFIISGGNDKLVKVWDWTRYLDAEQTSGSGDLLHLNIDHSKKVNWLCTTPGDVENLVVCDTTKVVKVYSVA from the exons ATGGCGACGGACCCAAAACCAAGACGGCTGAAGGGTCACAAGGCCACCGCCACGTGTTGTATCGCCTCAGTTGCCACCCCTGGCCTCGTTGCCACTGCCGCCGAG GATGGTTGTGTTTGCTGGTTTGATATGAGATGCAAAGAAGTGATAGAGACTATGGAGGTGGGAAAGGAAGCTGTTACATCGTTATGCTTCAAGCCAG GGAATGAAAATGTTGTATATGTGTCATCGGGGAAGGAAGTTAAGAGCTTTGATGTGCGTCTG ggGAGTTCTTGCTCGTGGAAGGCGCTGGAGAGTTTTGAGTATAATAAAGAGGAGATAAATCAG ATTGCATGCAGCTCTAAGGCTTCTTTTCTTGCTGCTGCCGATGATGGCGGTGATATTAAG ATTGTTGACATTCGCCAGCAGCGCATTTACAAAACATTAAGAGCTGATACTGGTCATACAAGT ATATGTAGCAGCGTGCAATTTCTCCCTTGGAGACCTTGGGAAG TTATTACTGGAGGTCTCGATTCGAAGCTAGTGATGTGGGACTTTTCCAAGGGGCGcccaaacaaaataataaattttg GTTTGTCTGATGTAAATAATGGTGGTGAGCAGTGTCTTAATCCTGCCTTTGTCCATGCAATAGCAGTTCCAGAAATATCAATGTTAGACATATCAGACAAGGTTTGTGTTGTGGCTCGGGGTGATGGTGCAGTTGACGTGATTAATATTGAAGCTGAACTTGATTCTGTAAGGTCGAAAGGTTCTACAAAACCTCGGAAAGGATCTCAATCAAGATCCAAAAACACCGATCTGGAAATCCAAGATCAAAATAGAAGGAATAGATTGCATTTGGATTACTCATCAGGCGGTCATACTGCTGCTGTGTCTTGTGT GGCATTTTCGTTATTTGGGGAAAGAGGAAGATTTATAATTTCAGGCGGAAACGACAAGCTGGTAAAGGTCTGGGATTGGACCAGGTATCTTGATGCAGAACAAACTAGCGGCAGTGGTGATCTTCTACATTTGAATATCGACCACAGCAAAAAA GTCAACTGGCTGTGTACCACTCCAGGTGATGTGGAAAACCTAGTTGTTTGTGATACAACTAAGGTGGTAAAGGTCTACTCTGTTGCATAG